In Metasolibacillus fluoroglycofenilyticus, a single genomic region encodes these proteins:
- a CDS encoding HD-GYP domain-containing protein, translating into MEATHINVKEIKVGQTIADHIFANTQYPIIYKDTKITYEHIHLLNVFNIKAIPIYQQLAGSNKTVDVVESKPVQHIEQAVSFEKSYASAIQQFKKEFFNWESGAKIDMTKIRGMAIPLIEQVLENRSYIFDLNSYSNPQDYLYHHCIATGLISSIMAQKLGYEKGICIQMAIAGALADSGMAKIPAKIRDKTSKLTAQEFAEIRQHPVHSYVMVKDLAALKSEMKKAIFQHHERLNGSGYPKGIKSEDILIFSQIIAVADVYHAMTSERLYSEQKATFQVIEMIKESEFGKFDIKVVNALIAIVADLPIGTKVELSNKERAEVMFINKYAPTRPLVKITRTGEIIDLATVRSFYISRVITKSDD; encoded by the coding sequence TTGGAGGCTACTCACATAAATGTTAAGGAAATAAAGGTTGGACAGACTATAGCAGACCATATATTTGCAAATACACAATATCCTATTATTTATAAAGATACGAAAATCACTTATGAGCATATACATTTACTAAATGTCTTTAATATTAAAGCTATTCCAATTTATCAGCAGTTGGCAGGAAGTAATAAAACGGTAGATGTTGTTGAAAGTAAGCCTGTTCAGCATATTGAGCAAGCTGTTTCATTCGAAAAATCCTATGCTAGTGCAATCCAACAATTCAAAAAGGAATTTTTCAATTGGGAATCTGGCGCAAAAATTGATATGACAAAAATACGTGGGATGGCTATTCCGCTAATCGAACAAGTACTTGAAAATCGCTCTTATATATTTGATTTAAACAGCTATTCAAACCCGCAAGACTATTTATACCATCATTGTATAGCAACAGGATTAATTTCCTCTATTATGGCGCAGAAGCTTGGCTATGAAAAAGGTATTTGTATCCAAATGGCAATTGCCGGTGCATTGGCAGACTCTGGAATGGCAAAAATTCCTGCAAAAATCCGTGACAAGACGAGTAAGTTAACTGCACAAGAGTTTGCTGAAATACGGCAACACCCTGTTCATAGCTATGTAATGGTAAAAGATTTAGCAGCATTAAAAAGTGAAATGAAGAAAGCCATATTCCAACACCATGAACGATTAAATGGCAGTGGGTATCCAAAAGGAATAAAAAGTGAGGACATTTTAATTTTCTCTCAAATTATTGCTGTAGCAGACGTTTATCATGCTATGACAAGCGAACGACTATACAGTGAACAAAAAGCAACTTTCCAAGTAATAGAGATGATTAAGGAGTCAGAGTTTGGAAAGTTTGATATTAAAGTTGTGAATGCTTTAATCGCTATTGTCGCTGATTTGCCAATCGGCACTAAAGTCGAGCTATCAAATAAAGAGCGGGCAGAAGTTATGTTTATTAATAAATATGCAC